One Rhinoderma darwinii isolate aRhiDar2 chromosome 6, aRhiDar2.hap1, whole genome shotgun sequence DNA window includes the following coding sequences:
- the LOC142656457 gene encoding protein kinase C delta type-like, with the protein MAVKMITKRHNTEVIMRERRILLAARDCPFLCHLYAAQQSRESACFITEYLSGGSLEASIRMCGCLDTGSVRFYTAEIVCGLQFLHGHNIVHRDLKPDNIMLDAAGHIRIIDLGLAQDGVTASNNIRGVTGTFYYMAPEVLLRKRYGPAVDWWSLGIVVSRMSTGRFPFNNGPDRQTAYKAITTKKPIFPSWLNTDVKHLVKKLLHKNPKKRLGVCWNIRAHPCFSTIGWEELEERRARPPFTPFEPVLENHHLQWPERKKSLHPLAGFSYMSPSWTGLDPPPLEITLIRCFSYLLFLLIVRVFCLCLFQ; encoded by the exons ATGGCCGTAAAGATGATCACCAAACGGCACAATACAGAAGTAATCATGAGAGAGCGGCGGATACTCCTGGCGGCCCGAGACTGCCCATTTCTATGCCACCTCTATGCCGCACAACAGTCTCGGGAGAGCGCATGCTTTATCACGGAGTATCTGTccggtggcagcctggaggcttcgatcaggatgtgcggctgcttggACACCGGCAGCGTAAG ATTCTACACAGCAGAGATTGTGtgtggcctccagttcctccatggacacaacatcgtccaccg agatctaAAGCCTGATAACATCATGCTGGATGCAGCTGGCCACATCCGAATCATCGACCTGGGGCTCGCCCAAGATGGCGTCACCGCCTCCAATAACATCCGTGGAGTGACGGGAACATTTTATTACATGGCCCCTGAGGTGCTTCTTAGGAAGAGATATGGCCCAGCAGTTGATTGGTGGAGCCTGGGGATTGTGGTGTCCAGGATGTCAACAGGACGCTTCCCCTTTAACAACGGCCCAGACCGGCAAACGGCTTACAAAGCCATCACCACCAAAAAGCCCATATTTCCATCTTGGCTTAACACTGACGTAAAACATCTCGTCAAAAAACTGCTGCATAAGAATCCTAAGAAGCGCCTCGGTGTGTGCTGGAACATCAGAGCTCATCCATGCttttccaccatcggctgggagGAACTGGAGGAGAGGAGAGCACGGCCGCCATTCACACCATTTGAGCCAGTTCTGGAGAATCACCATCTGCAGTGGCCGGAGAGAAAAAAATCTCTTCACCCCTTGGCCGGATTCAGCTATATGTCACCAAGCTGGACCGGGTTAGATCCTCCTCCTCTGGAGATAACACTCATCAGATGTTTTTCTTACCTTCTGTTCCTCCTCATTGTCCGTGTCTTCTGCCTCTGTCTCTTCCAATGA